The following is a genomic window from Deltaproteobacteria bacterium CG11_big_fil_rev_8_21_14_0_20_42_23.
TTTTGGAGGGCCTATCAGAAGCGTGCTTGGCATGGAGCCATTTAATGGTGCTGAAACGGCAAGTCAAGGTCTAAACCTTTTCTCCGCTTGGTCGTAATCGAAGGGCTTCTAAAATATCTTGATGCTCAATTTTTTCTCGAGGTGCTAAATCGGCAATGCTTCTTGCTACGCGCAAAAGTCGATGGACCGCGCGAGGTGAAAGGGATAAGTGTTCGGCAGCTTTTAGCAGAGTGGTTTTGGATTCATCGGAAATGACGCAATACTTTTTCATTTCTTGAGCATTAATTTTTGCATTTACTTTGCCTTGTCTTTCTTTTTGAATTTTTCGTGCCTTTAAAATTCTTTTTTGAATTAGCTCTGAGGATTCGGCAAGTTCTGAGCTGAAGAGGGTGTTGTGCTGCGGCGCTTTCAATTCTAAACTGATATCAATTCTATCTAAAAGTGGCCCAGATATTTTTCTCCGATAATGTTCAATGTCATGCGCGCTGCAGACACAAATTTTTTTGTCATGGCCCAAATACCCGCAGCGGCATGGATTCATGGAAGCAATCAGCATAAACGAGGCAGGAAAAGTGCTGCTGATGCCAGAACGGGAAATGCTGATTTTTCCTGATTCAAGCGGCTCGCGCAAAACTTCCAGCACATCTCTTCTAAATTCTGCAAGCTCATCCAAAAATAAAACACCATTATGTGCCAACGAAATTTCACCAACGTGTGGTGTGCTTCTTCCTCCCCCAACAAGGCCAGCATACGAAGCCGAATGGTGTGGCGCGCGAAACGGAACCTGATTGTAGTACAAGGTTTGTAAATCGTAGGTTCCTTTTGAGCTCATAATTTTAATGGTTTCCAATTTTTCCTCTTCTTCAAGTGGAGGAAGTATGCTGGGCAAACGTTCTGCAAGCATTGTCTTTCCTACGCCTGGTGGTCCAACCATAAGAAGATTGTGCGCACCGGCCGATGCAATTTCAAGTGCGCGTTTTGCAAGTGTTTGTCCTTTTACTTCACTGAAATTTGAACAGTGCTTTGGCGGAAGTTTTCGATTGAGCGTTTGTGGAGAAGACATTCTTTCTCCGCGTGAAAGAAAGGCAATGACTTCACATAAATTTTTGCAGGAAATAATTTCAATATCTTTCAGCATGCGAAGTTCGTCTACGTTTTCATGCGGAATAATAATTCCATCGTACTGATGATCGCGTGCAAGAAGTGAAAACAAGAGGGCACCATTTATTTTCAGCAGCTCGCCAGCAAGTGAAAGTTCTCCTGCCAAAAGATAGCGTTTTGTATTGTGTGCTTTCCACACCTGCCAAGCATGAAGCAGTGCAACGGCAATGGGAAGATCAAAATGTGAACCTGTTTTTTTCACATTTCCCGGTGAAAGATTTACAATGGTTTTTCGATTTGGAATTTTGTAACCAGAATTTCTGATGGCAGCGGAAACGCGGTCGCGCGCTTCTTTTACCGCCGTTTCAGCAAGGCCCACCATGCTCCAGCCAGGAAGCCCAGCTTTTTGCACGTCCACCTCAACTGAAATGAGATGAGCATTAATTCCATAAAGACTTCCCGTTCTAATTTCAGACAGCATGAGAAAGTGAAAAGCAAATTGTAAACCAAGTTTAGAGCTTGAATTTCAAGCGTTTTCTCTGCGGCTATTGTTGTAAGTTCGACGAATATGTAGCGCTTTGGAAGGTTGACCTTTTTTGGGGAAGCGGCTAGGTTCCACCAACTTAAATTTCAGAAGGAGATGGTATGGTTCATAATGTGATTATTATTGGTTCAGGCGCAGCGGGGTACACAGCGGCCATTTACGCGGCACGTGCTGAGTTGCAACCACTTTTGTTTGAAGGCTCTCAGCCGGGTGGTCAACTTACCATTACAACCGATGTTGAAAATTTTCCTGGTTTTGAACATGGCATTATGGGTCCGCAGTTGATGCAAGACATGCGCAAGCAAGCGCTTCGTTTCGAAACAAAAATGATTCAGCAAACTATTACAACCATTGACACTTCAAAAAGACCTTTTGTGCTCACCACCGACACAGGTGAAACCTATCAAGCAAAAACAATTATTGTAGCAACAGGTGCAACGGCAAAATTATTAGGTGTTGAAAATGAAATGAAGCTCATGGGAAAAGGCGTCTCTGCCTGCGCTACCTGCGATGGCTTCTTTTTCAAGGGCTTAGAAATTGTGATTGTAGGTGGTGGTGATACCGCAATGGAAGAAGCTACTTTTCTCACAAAATTTGCTTCAAAAGTTACGGTGATTCACCGCAGAGATTCACTTCGTGCTTCAAAAATTATGCAGCAGAAAGCATTTGAAAATCCAAAAATTGAATTCATCTGGGATACTGAAGTGATTGATGTTCACGGAGTTGATCAAGATAAACTTACGGGCATTCGCTTGAAAAATTTAAAAACAGGTGAAGAAAGTGATTTTGCGTGCGAAGGTTTATTTATTGCTATTGGACACAAGCCCAATACTGAATTTTTAAAAGGTAAACTTGAATTAGATGACGTTGGTTACATCATCACCAAAAAATCATCGATGGCCACAAGTGTAGATGGCATCTATGCTTGCGGCGATGCCCAAGACAGCATCTATCGCCAAGCCATTACAGCGGCTGGAACTGGTTGCATGGCAGCAATTGATGTTGAGCGCTTTTTGCAAGGGCATGAATAGGATACCCCGTGAATAACCTTAAAACCAGAGTGAAAGGGCTTCATGTTTTTCTTTCACTTTTGTTTTGCGTTATCGTGTCTTCATTTTTTTCTTCATCACAAGTTTTTGCAGCTGCTTACAAAAGTTTTGGTCCCATTTCTCTTGTGAGTCAGAATCCCATTTACCTTCAAAACTTGCAGCTTCAAGCAAGACGCGCAACTGCGCTTCTTCCTGGCTCAAGTGAAGTT
Proteins encoded in this region:
- the trxB gene encoding thioredoxin-disulfide reductase gives rise to the protein MVHNVIIIGSGAAGYTAAIYAARAELQPLLFEGSQPGGQLTITTDVENFPGFEHGIMGPQLMQDMRKQALRFETKMIQQTITTIDTSKRPFVLTTDTGETYQAKTIIVATGATAKLLGVENEMKLMGKGVSACATCDGFFFKGLEIVIVGGGDTAMEEATFLTKFASKVTVIHRRDSLRASKIMQQKAFENPKIEFIWDTEVIDVHGVDQDKLTGIRLKNLKTGEESDFACEGLFIAIGHKPNTEFLKGKLELDDVGYIITKKSSMATSVDGIYACGDAQDSIYRQAITAAGTGCMAAIDVERFLQGHE